The proteins below are encoded in one region of Saccopteryx leptura isolate mSacLep1 chromosome 1, mSacLep1_pri_phased_curated, whole genome shotgun sequence:
- the SF1 gene encoding splicing factor 1 isoform X9, with protein MATGANATPLDFPSKKRKRSRWNQDTMEQKTVIPGMPTVIPPGLTREQERAYIVQLQIEDLTRKLRTGDLGIPPNPEDRSPSPEPIYNSEGKRLNTREFRTRKKLEEERHNLITEMVALNPDFKPPADYKPPATRVSDKVMIPQDEYPEINFVGLLIGPRGNTLKNIEKECNAKIMIRGKGSVKEGKVGRKDGQMLPGEDEPLHALVTANTMENVKKAVEQIRNILKQGIETPEDQNDLRKMQLRELARLNGTLREDDNRILRPWQSSETRSITNTTVCTKCGGAGHIASDCKFQRPGDPQSAQDKARMDKEYLSLMAELGEAPVPASVGSTSGPASTPLVSAPRPAAPANNPPPPSLMSTTQSRPPWMNSGPSESRPYHGMHGGGPGGPGGGPHSFPHPLPSLTGGHGGHPMQHNPNGPPPPWMQPPPPPMNQGPHPPGHHGPPPMDQYLGSTPVGSGVYRLHQGKGMMPPPPMGMMPPPPPPPSGQPPPPPSGPLPPWQQQQQQPPPPPPPSSSMASSTPLPWQQRSLPAAAMARAMRMRTFRAHW; from the exons ACTTCCCAAGTAAGAAGCGGAAGAGGAGTCGCTGGAACCAAGACACAATGGAACAGAAGACGGTGATTCCAGGAATGCCTACAGTTATCCCCCCTGGGCTTACTCGGGAGCAAGAAAGAGCTTATATAG TGCAACTGCAGATAGAAGACCTGACTCGTAAACTGCGCACAGGAGACCTGGGCATCCCCCCTAACCCTGAGGACAG GTCCCCCTCCCCTGAGCCCATCTACAATAGCGAGGGGAAGCGGCTCAATACCCGTGAGTTCCGCACCCGCAAAAAGCTGGAAGAAGAGCGGCATAACCTCATCACAGAAATGGTTGCTCTCAACCCTGATTTCAAGCCACCTGCAGATTACAA accTCCAGCAACAAGAGTGAGTGACAAAGTAATGATTCCGCAAGATGAGTATCCAGAAATCAACTTTGTGGGGCTGTTAATTGGGCCCAG AGGGAACACACTGAAGAACATAGAGAAGGAGTGTAACGCCAAGATTATGATCCGGGGAAAAGGGTCTGTGAAAGAAGGGAAAGTCGGGCGCAAAGATGGCCAGATGTTACCAGGAGAAGATGAGCCACTTCATGCCCTGGTTACTGCCAATACCATGGAGAATGTGAAGAAAGCAGTAGAACAG ATAAGAAACATCCTGAAGCAGGGTATTGAGACCCCTGAGGACCAGAATGATCTACGGAAGATGCAGCTTCGGGAGTTGGCTCGCTTGAATGGGACCCTTCGGGAAGATGATAACAG GATCTTAAGACCGTGGCAGAGCTCAGAGACCCGCAGCATTACCAATACCACAGTGTGCACCAAGTGTGGAGGGGCTGGCCACATTGCTTCTGATTGCAAATTCCAGAG GCCTGGTGACCCCCAGTCAGCCCAGGATAAAGCACGGATGGATAAAGAATATTTGTCCCTCATGGCTGAACTGGGTGAAGCGCCTGTGCCGGCATCTGTAGGCTCCACCTCTGGGCCTGCCAGCACACCTCTGGTCAGTGCACCTCGGCCTGCTGCTCCCGCCAACAACCCACCTCCACCG TCTCTCATGTCTACCACCCAGAGCCGTCCACCCTGGATGAATTCTGGCCCTTCAGAGAGTCGGCCCTACCACGGCATGCATGGAGGTGGTCCTGGTGGGCCTGGAGGTGGCCCACACAGCTTCCCACACCCATTGCCCAGCCTGACCGGTGGGCATGGTGGACATCCCATGCAGCACAACCCTAATGGGCCCCCACCTCCTTGGatgcagccgccgccgccaccgaTGAACCAGGGCCCCCATCCACCTGGGCACCATGGCCCTCCTCCAATGG ATCAGTACCTGGGAAGTACGCCTGTGGGCTCTGGGGTCTATCGCCTGCATCAAGGAAAAG GTATGATGCCGCCGCCGCCTATGGGCATgatgccgccgccgccgccgccacccagtgggcagcccccgcccccaccttcTGGTCCTCTTCCCCCatggcaacagcagcagcagcagcctccgCCTCCCCCTCCGCCCAGCAGCAGTATGGCTTCCAGTACCCCCTTGCCATGGCAGCAAA GATCCCTCCCCGCGGCAGCGATGGCCCGAGCCATGAGAATGAGGACTTTCCGCGCCCATTGGTGA
- the SF1 gene encoding splicing factor 1 isoform X7, which translates to MATGANATPLDFPSKKRKRSRWNQDTMEQKTVIPGMPTVIPPGLTREQERAYIVQLQIEDLTRKLRTGDLGIPPNPEDRSPSPEPIYNSEGKRLNTREFRTRKKLEEERHNLITEMVALNPDFKPPADYKPPATRVSDKVMIPQDEYPEINFVGLLIGPRGNTLKNIEKECNAKIMIRGKGSVKEGKVGRKDGQMLPGEDEPLHALVTANTMENVKKAVEQIRNILKQGIETPEDQNDLRKMQLRELARLNGTLREDDNRILRPWQSSETRSITNTTVCTKCGGAGHIASDCKFQRPGDPQSAQDKARMDKEYLSLMAELGEAPVPASVGSTSGPASTPLVSAPRPAAPANNPPPPSLMSTTQSRPPWMNSGPSESRPYHGMHGGGPGGPGGGPHSFPHPLPSLTGGHGGHPMQHNPNGPPPPWMQPPPPPMNQGPHPPGHHGPPPMGKSVPGKYACGLWGLSPASRKRYDAAAAYGHDAAAAAATQWAAPAPTFWSSSPMATAAAAASASPSAQQQYGFQYPLAMAAKIPPRGSDGPSHENEDFPRPLVTLPGRQPQQRPWWTGWFGKAA; encoded by the exons ACTTCCCAAGTAAGAAGCGGAAGAGGAGTCGCTGGAACCAAGACACAATGGAACAGAAGACGGTGATTCCAGGAATGCCTACAGTTATCCCCCCTGGGCTTACTCGGGAGCAAGAAAGAGCTTATATAG TGCAACTGCAGATAGAAGACCTGACTCGTAAACTGCGCACAGGAGACCTGGGCATCCCCCCTAACCCTGAGGACAG GTCCCCCTCCCCTGAGCCCATCTACAATAGCGAGGGGAAGCGGCTCAATACCCGTGAGTTCCGCACCCGCAAAAAGCTGGAAGAAGAGCGGCATAACCTCATCACAGAAATGGTTGCTCTCAACCCTGATTTCAAGCCACCTGCAGATTACAA accTCCAGCAACAAGAGTGAGTGACAAAGTAATGATTCCGCAAGATGAGTATCCAGAAATCAACTTTGTGGGGCTGTTAATTGGGCCCAG AGGGAACACACTGAAGAACATAGAGAAGGAGTGTAACGCCAAGATTATGATCCGGGGAAAAGGGTCTGTGAAAGAAGGGAAAGTCGGGCGCAAAGATGGCCAGATGTTACCAGGAGAAGATGAGCCACTTCATGCCCTGGTTACTGCCAATACCATGGAGAATGTGAAGAAAGCAGTAGAACAG ATAAGAAACATCCTGAAGCAGGGTATTGAGACCCCTGAGGACCAGAATGATCTACGGAAGATGCAGCTTCGGGAGTTGGCTCGCTTGAATGGGACCCTTCGGGAAGATGATAACAG GATCTTAAGACCGTGGCAGAGCTCAGAGACCCGCAGCATTACCAATACCACAGTGTGCACCAAGTGTGGAGGGGCTGGCCACATTGCTTCTGATTGCAAATTCCAGAG GCCTGGTGACCCCCAGTCAGCCCAGGATAAAGCACGGATGGATAAAGAATATTTGTCCCTCATGGCTGAACTGGGTGAAGCGCCTGTGCCGGCATCTGTAGGCTCCACCTCTGGGCCTGCCAGCACACCTCTGGTCAGTGCACCTCGGCCTGCTGCTCCCGCCAACAACCCACCTCCACCG TCTCTCATGTCTACCACCCAGAGCCGTCCACCCTGGATGAATTCTGGCCCTTCAGAGAGTCGGCCCTACCACGGCATGCATGGAGGTGGTCCTGGTGGGCCTGGAGGTGGCCCACACAGCTTCCCACACCCATTGCCCAGCCTGACCGGTGGGCATGGTGGACATCCCATGCAGCACAACCCTAATGGGCCCCCACCTCCTTGGatgcagccgccgccgccaccgaTGAACCAGGGCCCCCATCCACCTGGGCACCATGGCCCTCCTCCAATGGGTAA ATCAGTACCTGGGAAGTACGCCTGTGGGCTCTGGGGTCTATCGCCTGCATCAAGGAAAAG GTATGATGCCGCCGCCGCCTATGGGCATgatgccgccgccgccgccgccacccagtgggcagcccccgcccccaccttcTGGTCCTCTTCCCCCatggcaacagcagcagcagcagcctccgCCTCCCCCTCCGCCCAGCAGCAGTATGGCTTCCAGTACCCCCTTGCCATGGCAGCAAA GATCCCTCCCCGCGGCAGCGATGGCCCGAGCCATGAGAATGAGGACTTTCCGCGCCCATTGGTGACCCTTCCAGGCAGACAGCCTCAGCAGCGCCCCTGGTGGACAGGATGGTTCGGCAAAGCAGCCTGA
- the SF1 gene encoding splicing factor 1 isoform X5, giving the protein MATGANATPLDFPSKKRKRSRWNQDTMEQKTVIPGMPTVIPPGLTREQERAYIVQLQIEDLTRKLRTGDLGIPPNPEDRSPSPEPIYNSEGKRLNTREFRTRKKLEEERHNLITEMVALNPDFKPPADYKPPATRVSDKVMIPQDEYPEINFVGLLIGPRGNTLKNIEKECNAKIMIRGKGSVKEGKVGRKDGQMLPGEDEPLHALVTANTMENVKKAVEQIRNILKQGIETPEDQNDLRKMQLRELARLNGTLREDDNRILRPWQSSETRSITNTTVCTKCGGAGHIASDCKFQRPGDPQSAQDKARMDKEYLSLMAELGEAPVPASVGSTSGPASTPLVSAPRPAAPANNPPPPSLMSTTQSRPPWMNSGPSESRPYHGMHGGGPGGPGGGPHSFPHPLPSLTGGHGGHPMQHNPNGPPPPWMQPPPPPMNQGPHPPGHHGPPPMGKSVPGKYACGLWGLSPASRKRYDAAAAYGHDAAAAAATQWAAPAPTFWSSSPMATAAAAASASPSAQQQYGFQYPLAMAAKYDDYHHERWHRVHPAMATAAGGCRSFSRSPSDARQPHYGAPAPRGPAASAARGPSPSAASTTWFRRHDVCPAPPSSASHGPF; this is encoded by the exons ACTTCCCAAGTAAGAAGCGGAAGAGGAGTCGCTGGAACCAAGACACAATGGAACAGAAGACGGTGATTCCAGGAATGCCTACAGTTATCCCCCCTGGGCTTACTCGGGAGCAAGAAAGAGCTTATATAG TGCAACTGCAGATAGAAGACCTGACTCGTAAACTGCGCACAGGAGACCTGGGCATCCCCCCTAACCCTGAGGACAG GTCCCCCTCCCCTGAGCCCATCTACAATAGCGAGGGGAAGCGGCTCAATACCCGTGAGTTCCGCACCCGCAAAAAGCTGGAAGAAGAGCGGCATAACCTCATCACAGAAATGGTTGCTCTCAACCCTGATTTCAAGCCACCTGCAGATTACAA accTCCAGCAACAAGAGTGAGTGACAAAGTAATGATTCCGCAAGATGAGTATCCAGAAATCAACTTTGTGGGGCTGTTAATTGGGCCCAG AGGGAACACACTGAAGAACATAGAGAAGGAGTGTAACGCCAAGATTATGATCCGGGGAAAAGGGTCTGTGAAAGAAGGGAAAGTCGGGCGCAAAGATGGCCAGATGTTACCAGGAGAAGATGAGCCACTTCATGCCCTGGTTACTGCCAATACCATGGAGAATGTGAAGAAAGCAGTAGAACAG ATAAGAAACATCCTGAAGCAGGGTATTGAGACCCCTGAGGACCAGAATGATCTACGGAAGATGCAGCTTCGGGAGTTGGCTCGCTTGAATGGGACCCTTCGGGAAGATGATAACAG GATCTTAAGACCGTGGCAGAGCTCAGAGACCCGCAGCATTACCAATACCACAGTGTGCACCAAGTGTGGAGGGGCTGGCCACATTGCTTCTGATTGCAAATTCCAGAG GCCTGGTGACCCCCAGTCAGCCCAGGATAAAGCACGGATGGATAAAGAATATTTGTCCCTCATGGCTGAACTGGGTGAAGCGCCTGTGCCGGCATCTGTAGGCTCCACCTCTGGGCCTGCCAGCACACCTCTGGTCAGTGCACCTCGGCCTGCTGCTCCCGCCAACAACCCACCTCCACCG TCTCTCATGTCTACCACCCAGAGCCGTCCACCCTGGATGAATTCTGGCCCTTCAGAGAGTCGGCCCTACCACGGCATGCATGGAGGTGGTCCTGGTGGGCCTGGAGGTGGCCCACACAGCTTCCCACACCCATTGCCCAGCCTGACCGGTGGGCATGGTGGACATCCCATGCAGCACAACCCTAATGGGCCCCCACCTCCTTGGatgcagccgccgccgccaccgaTGAACCAGGGCCCCCATCCACCTGGGCACCATGGCCCTCCTCCAATGGGTAA ATCAGTACCTGGGAAGTACGCCTGTGGGCTCTGGGGTCTATCGCCTGCATCAAGGAAAAG GTATGATGCCGCCGCCGCCTATGGGCATgatgccgccgccgccgccgccacccagtgggcagcccccgcccccaccttcTGGTCCTCTTCCCCCatggcaacagcagcagcagcagcctccgCCTCCCCCTCCGCCCAGCAGCAGTATGGCTTCCAGTACCCCCTTGCCATGGCAGCAAA ATACGACGACTACCACCACGAGCGCTGGCACAGGGTCCATCCCGCCATGGCAACAGCAGCAGGCGGCTGCCGCAGCTTCTCCAGGAGCCCCTCAGATGCAAGGCAACCCCACTATGGTGCCCCTGCCCCCCGGGGTCCAGCCGCCTCTGCCGCCCggggcccctccccctccgccgcCTCCACCACCTGGTTCCGCCGGCATGATGTAtgccccgcccccccctcctCCGCCTCCCATGGACCCTTCTAA